A genomic stretch from Streptomyces venezuelae ATCC 10712 includes:
- a CDS encoding glutamate--cysteine ligase, whose product MGEKVAADGFGPSDRQQYRRKLQQCLAGLARLLAEKRFDRPRNLMGVEIELNLAGADGLPRMLNGPVLEKIASPDFQTELGLFNLEVNIAPHQLGGRVFDRLAEEIGTAVGYADRKAAELDAGVVMIGILPTLTQDDLVPRNLSAADRYTLLNDQILAARGEDFTLDIHGVERLLCTSESIVPEAACTSVQLHLQVTPARFAAVWNAAQAVSGIQIALGANAPFVFGRELWRESRPPLFQQATDTRPPELQSQGVRPRTWFGERWVDSAYDLFEENLRYFPALLPICDDEDPLLVLDEGGVPRLQELVLHNGTVYRWNRPVYGWVDGVPHLRVENRVLPAGPTVTDVIANAAFYYGLVRSLADDPRPVWKRMSFEDAEANFDTACRHGIEAELRWPRAGRAGGVATLPAVRLVLDELLPLAAAGLDAWHIEPADRDFYLGVIEQRCLKRVNGASWQADTFHRALASGLDREAALAATTRRYRTLMHAGEPVHTWPVGID is encoded by the coding sequence ATGGGGGAGAAGGTCGCGGCCGACGGGTTCGGCCCGTCCGACCGGCAGCAGTACCGGAGAAAGCTCCAGCAGTGCCTCGCGGGGCTCGCGAGGCTCCTGGCGGAGAAGAGGTTCGACCGCCCCCGCAATCTCATGGGCGTGGAGATCGAACTCAATCTCGCGGGCGCCGACGGTCTGCCCCGCATGCTGAACGGGCCGGTACTCGAAAAGATCGCAAGCCCCGATTTCCAGACGGAACTCGGATTGTTCAACCTCGAAGTGAACATCGCGCCCCACCAGCTCGGCGGGCGCGTATTCGACCGGCTCGCCGAGGAGATCGGAACCGCCGTCGGATATGCCGACCGCAAGGCCGCGGAACTCGACGCCGGGGTCGTCATGATCGGCATCCTGCCCACGCTCACCCAGGACGACCTGGTCCCCCGGAACCTGTCGGCGGCCGACCGCTACACGCTCCTCAACGACCAGATCCTCGCCGCCCGCGGCGAAGACTTCACCCTCGACATCCACGGCGTCGAACGGCTCCTGTGCACCTCGGAGTCGATCGTGCCCGAGGCGGCCTGCACCTCGGTCCAGCTCCACCTCCAGGTGACACCCGCCCGGTTCGCCGCCGTGTGGAACGCGGCGCAGGCCGTGTCCGGCATCCAGATCGCGCTCGGCGCCAACGCGCCCTTCGTCTTCGGCCGCGAGCTGTGGCGGGAGTCCCGGCCGCCGCTCTTCCAGCAGGCCACCGACACCCGGCCGCCCGAGCTGCAGTCCCAGGGCGTCCGGCCGCGCACCTGGTTCGGCGAGCGGTGGGTGGACTCGGCGTACGACCTCTTCGAGGAGAACCTCCGCTACTTCCCCGCCCTGCTGCCCATCTGCGACGACGAGGACCCGCTCCTCGTCCTCGACGAGGGCGGGGTGCCGCGCCTGCAGGAACTCGTCCTGCACAACGGCACGGTCTACCGCTGGAACCGTCCCGTGTACGGCTGGGTGGACGGCGTCCCGCACCTGCGCGTCGAGAACCGGGTGCTGCCGGCCGGGCCGACCGTCACCGACGTGATCGCCAACGCGGCCTTCTACTACGGGCTCGTCCGCTCGCTCGCCGACGACCCGCGACCGGTCTGGAAGCGGATGTCCTTCGAGGACGCCGAGGCCAACTTCGACACCGCCTGCCGCCACGGAATCGAGGCCGAGCTGCGCTGGCCCCGGGCCGGCCGGGCGGGCGGGGTCGCGACCCTCCCCGCCGTACGGCTCGTCCTCGACGAACTGCTGCCGCTGGCCGCGGCCGGGCTCGACGCCTGGCACATCGAGCCGGCCGACCGGGACTTCTACCTCGGAGTGATCGAACAGCGCTGTCTGAAGCGGGTGAACGGGGCCTCCTGGCAGGCCGACACCTTCCACCGGGCCCTGGCGTCGGGCCTGGACCGCGAGGCGGCGCTCGCGGCGACGACCCGCCGCTACCGAACCCTCATGCACGCCGGGGAGCCGGTGCACACCTGGCCGGTCGGGATCGACTGA
- a CDS encoding DUF5999 family protein: protein MCQHQPACPTADSADREAARLTAHHPEQGWSLLCNGVLLFEDTGELLPDGQIIAPHRPLTAGQVTTAA, encoded by the coding sequence ATGTGCCAGCACCAGCCTGCCTGTCCGACCGCCGACTCCGCCGACCGGGAGGCGGCCCGACTGACGGCACACCACCCGGAGCAGGGCTGGAGCCTGCTGTGCAACGGCGTCCTGCTCTTCGAGGACACCGGTGAACTGCTGCCCGACGGGCAGATCATCGCCCCGCACCGGCCGCTGACGGCCGGGCAGGTGACGACCGCCGCCTGA
- a CDS encoding PRC-barrel domain-containing protein, which translates to MQTDIDPRSLIGRKAYDRNGHKIGTVDEVYLDDATGVPEWAAVRTGLFSRDAFVPLEPSELAENGLHIPYERALIKDAPDFGVGRHLSPEQELQLYRHYSLALPPAPSESPDTDFGHLAGQ; encoded by the coding sequence GTGCAGACCGATATCGATCCGCGCAGCCTGATCGGCCGCAAGGCGTACGACCGGAACGGGCACAAGATCGGAACCGTGGACGAGGTGTACCTGGACGACGCGACCGGGGTCCCCGAGTGGGCGGCCGTGCGCACGGGCCTCTTCAGCCGGGACGCCTTCGTCCCCCTGGAGCCGAGCGAACTCGCCGAGAACGGCCTGCACATCCCGTACGAGCGGGCACTCATCAAGGACGCCCCCGACTTCGGGGTCGGCCGCCACCTCTCCCCGGAACAGGAGCTCCAGCTCTATCGCCACTACAGCCTCGCCCTCCCCCCGGCCCCCTCGGAGTCCCCGGACACCGACTTCGGCCACCTGGCAGGCCAGTAG
- the gcvP gene encoding aminomethyl-transferring glycine dehydrogenase, with amino-acid sequence MTANRIPLSELEQGIPFEQRHIGPDAEARAKMLAQVGYGSLDELTAAAVPDVIKNTEALGLPAARTEAEVLAELRTLADRNQVLAPMIGLGYYGTFTPPVILRNVMENPAWYTAYTPYQPEISQGRLEALLNFQTVVADLTGLPTSGASLLDEGTAAAEAMALSRRVGKVKNGVFLIDADALPQTIAVIETRAEPTGVEVVVADLSEGIPAEIAERGVFGVLLQYPGASGAVRDIKPLIDAAHELGAIVTVAADLLALTLLTSPGALGADIAVGTTQRFGVPMGFGGPHAGYMAVQDKHARSLPGRLVGVSVDADGNRAYRLALQTREQHIRREKATSNICTAQVLLAVMAGMYAVYHGPEGLQGIARRTHRYAAILAAGLTAGGVELTQGAFFDTLTARVPGKADEVVAAAREAGVNLYRVDADHVSMSCDETTGRAQLAAVWAAFGVTADVEALDATTEDTLPAGLLRSDAYMTHPVFHAHRSETSMLRYLRKLADRDYALDRGMIPLGSCTMKLNATTEMEAVTWPEFGQMHPFAPVEQAQGYVTLITELEERLAEVTGYDKVSIQPNAGSQGELAGLLAVRAYHRANGDEQRTVCLIPSSAHGTNAASAVMAGMKVVVVKTADDGEVDVEDLRAKIAQYRDELSVLMITYPSTHGVFEEHVADICAEVHEAGGQVYVDGANLNALVGLAKPGHFGGDVSHLNLHKTFCIPHGGGGPGVGPVGVRAHLAPYLPNHPLQPTAGPETGVGPISAAPWGSAGILPISWSYVRLMGGEGLKRATQVAVLAANYIAKRLEPHFPVLYTGPAGLVAHECIVDLRPLSKATGVTVDDIAKRLIDYGFHAPTMSFPVAGTLMIEPTESEDLTELDRFCDTMIAIRGEIEKVASGQWPADDNPLHNAPHTAAALGGEWNHAYTRDQAVFPAGVSAADKYWPPVRRIDGAFGDRNLVCSCPPLDEYDN; translated from the coding sequence ATGACCGCCAACCGCATTCCGCTCTCCGAACTCGAACAGGGCATCCCGTTCGAGCAGCGGCACATCGGGCCCGACGCCGAGGCGCGCGCCAAGATGCTCGCCCAGGTCGGTTACGGCTCCCTCGACGAGCTCACGGCCGCCGCGGTGCCGGACGTCATCAAGAACACCGAGGCGCTGGGGCTGCCGGCCGCGCGCACGGAGGCCGAGGTCCTGGCCGAGCTGCGCACGCTCGCCGACCGCAACCAGGTCCTCGCGCCCATGATCGGCCTCGGCTACTACGGCACGTTCACTCCGCCGGTGATCCTGCGGAACGTGATGGAGAACCCGGCCTGGTACACGGCGTACACCCCGTACCAGCCGGAGATCTCGCAGGGCCGTCTCGAGGCGCTGCTGAACTTCCAGACCGTCGTCGCCGACCTGACCGGGCTGCCCACCTCCGGCGCCTCCCTGCTCGACGAGGGCACCGCCGCCGCCGAGGCCATGGCGCTCTCCCGGCGCGTCGGCAAGGTCAAGAACGGTGTCTTCCTCATCGACGCCGACGCCCTGCCGCAGACGATCGCCGTCATCGAGACCCGCGCCGAGCCGACCGGCGTCGAGGTCGTCGTCGCCGACCTGAGCGAGGGCATCCCGGCCGAGATCGCCGAGCGCGGTGTCTTCGGCGTGCTCCTCCAGTACCCCGGTGCCTCCGGTGCCGTGCGCGACATCAAGCCGCTCATCGACGCCGCCCACGAGCTCGGCGCGATCGTCACCGTCGCCGCCGACCTGCTCGCGCTCACCCTGCTCACCTCGCCGGGTGCGCTCGGGGCCGACATCGCCGTCGGTACGACGCAGCGCTTCGGCGTCCCCATGGGCTTCGGCGGCCCGCACGCCGGCTACATGGCCGTCCAGGACAAGCACGCCCGCTCCCTGCCCGGCCGTCTCGTGGGTGTCTCCGTCGACGCCGACGGGAACCGCGCCTACCGCCTGGCCCTGCAGACCCGCGAGCAGCACATCCGCCGCGAGAAGGCCACCAGCAACATCTGTACCGCTCAGGTGCTGCTCGCCGTCATGGCCGGCATGTACGCCGTCTACCACGGCCCCGAGGGCCTCCAGGGCATCGCCCGCCGCACCCACCGGTACGCCGCGATCCTCGCCGCGGGTCTGACCGCCGGGGGCGTGGAGCTCACCCAGGGCGCCTTCTTCGACACCCTCACCGCCCGGGTGCCCGGCAAGGCCGACGAGGTCGTCGCCGCCGCCCGCGAGGCCGGGGTGAACCTCTACCGCGTCGACGCCGACCACGTGTCGATGTCCTGCGACGAGACCACCGGGCGCGCCCAGCTCGCCGCCGTGTGGGCCGCCTTCGGCGTGACCGCCGACGTCGAGGCCCTGGACGCCACCACCGAGGACACGCTGCCCGCCGGGCTGCTGCGCTCCGACGCGTACATGACCCACCCGGTCTTCCACGCGCACCGCTCCGAGACCTCGATGCTGCGCTACCTGCGCAAGCTCGCCGACCGCGACTACGCGCTCGACCGCGGCATGATCCCGCTCGGCTCCTGCACGATGAAGCTGAACGCGACGACCGAGATGGAGGCGGTGACCTGGCCCGAGTTCGGTCAGATGCACCCCTTCGCACCGGTCGAGCAGGCGCAGGGCTACGTCACGCTCATCACCGAGCTCGAGGAGCGCCTCGCCGAGGTCACCGGCTACGACAAGGTGTCGATCCAGCCGAACGCCGGTTCCCAGGGCGAGCTGGCCGGTCTGCTGGCCGTCCGCGCCTACCACCGCGCGAACGGTGACGAGCAGCGCACCGTCTGCCTCATCCCGTCCTCCGCGCACGGCACCAACGCCGCCTCCGCGGTGATGGCAGGCATGAAGGTCGTCGTCGTCAAGACCGCCGACGACGGCGAGGTCGACGTCGAGGACCTGCGCGCCAAGATCGCGCAGTACCGCGACGAGCTGTCGGTGCTGATGATCACCTACCCGTCGACGCACGGCGTCTTCGAGGAGCACGTCGCCGACATCTGCGCCGAGGTGCACGAGGCCGGCGGCCAGGTGTACGTCGACGGTGCGAACCTCAACGCGCTGGTCGGTCTGGCCAAGCCGGGCCACTTCGGCGGCGACGTCTCGCACCTGAACCTGCACAAGACCTTCTGCATCCCGCACGGTGGCGGCGGTCCTGGCGTCGGCCCGGTCGGCGTCCGCGCCCACCTCGCCCCGTACCTGCCGAACCACCCGCTCCAGCCCACCGCGGGCCCGGAGACCGGCGTCGGCCCGATCTCGGCCGCCCCGTGGGGCTCCGCGGGCATCCTGCCGATCTCCTGGTCGTACGTGCGGCTGATGGGCGGCGAGGGCCTCAAGCGCGCCACCCAGGTCGCCGTGCTCGCGGCGAACTACATCGCCAAGCGCCTGGAGCCGCACTTCCCGGTGCTCTACACCGGCCCGGCCGGTCTGGTCGCCCACGAGTGCATCGTGGACCTGCGCCCGCTGTCCAAGGCGACCGGCGTCACCGTCGACGACATCGCCAAGCGCCTGATCGACTACGGCTTCCACGCGCCGACGATGTCGTTCCCGGTGGCAGGCACGCTGATGATCGAGCCGACCGAGTCCGAGGACCTCACCGAGCTGGACCGTTTCTGCGACACCATGATCGCGATCCGGGGCGAGATCGAGAAGGTCGCCTCGGGCCAGTGGCCCGCCGACGACAACCCGCTGCACAACGCCCCGCACACCGCGGCCGCGCTGGGCGGCGAGTGGAACCACGCCTACACCCGCGACCAGGCGGTCTTCCCGGCCGGTGTCTCGGCCGCCGACAAGTACTGGCCGCCGGTGCGCCGCATCGACGGTGCCTTCGGCGACCGGAACCTGGTCTGCTCCTGCCCGCCGCTGGACGAGTACGACAACTGA